One Pseudanabaena sp. BC1403 genomic window carries:
- a CDS encoding CGLD27 family protein, which yields MTCPVPKDQQPLNEYVELKEAFFYRWAKLARSQYLRILLFMWLGFTVIFSPVAMSIESPSRHLWQFICVASIGGTVGLILPVLLLLSGWSHVKQRLDSAKIFYEESGWYDGQTWEKPESDLVKDRLLVTYEIKPVLNRLQKTLLGIIGFLALGFGALNIL from the coding sequence ATGACCTGCCCAGTTCCCAAAGATCAACAACCTCTCAATGAATATGTCGAGCTTAAGGAAGCTTTCTTCTATCGCTGGGCAAAGCTGGCGCGATCGCAATATTTGCGAATATTGTTATTCATGTGGCTAGGATTCACAGTTATTTTTTCGCCAGTGGCTATGAGCATTGAGTCACCAAGCCGACATTTGTGGCAATTTATCTGTGTGGCGAGTATTGGCGGCACTGTGGGGCTAATTTTGCCAGTGTTGTTATTACTATCGGGATGGAGTCATGTGAAGCAACGGCTTGATAGCGCTAAAATTTTTTATGAAGAATCGGGCTGGTATGACGGACAAACTTGGGAAAAGCCAGAATCAGATTTAGTCAAGGATCGCCTGTTAGTTACTTATGAGATTAAGCCTGTTTTAAATAGATTACAAAAAACACTTTTGGGAATCATCGGATTTCTTGCACTTGGCTTTGGGGCTCTAAATATTTTATAA
- a CDS encoding ethyl tert-butyl ether degradation protein EthD encodes MTVLDQYFELSDRANGDEQAFNELVELFAEQAEVHPSGAKKVVGKDEISQLYRKFFQSYSGMQRVWTTRKTENGLEAIWAIAGKRDSGELFAMQGRHIAEIDAQGKIYALEVHVSKAS; translated from the coding sequence ATGACTGTTTTAGACCAATATTTTGAACTTTCCGATCGCGCTAATGGTGACGAGCAAGCATTTAACGAATTGGTAGAGCTATTCGCTGAGCAAGCCGAGGTTCATCCATCGGGAGCAAAGAAAGTAGTTGGCAAAGATGAAATCTCGCAACTATATCGTAAATTTTTTCAATCCTATTCTGGGATGCAACGTGTTTGGACGACCAGAAAGACCGAGAATGGACTAGAAGCTATTTGGGCGATCGCAGGTAAGCGAGATAGTGGTGAACTATTCGCGATGCAAGGCAGACATATTGCCGAAATCGATGCCCAAGGCAAAATCTACGCCTTAGAAGTTCATGTATCCAAAGCTAGCTAA